In the Parasteatoda tepidariorum isolate YZ-2023 chromosome 3, CAS_Ptep_4.0, whole genome shotgun sequence genome, one interval contains:
- the LOC139425255 gene encoding uncharacterized protein, with protein sequence MSQVARYVDADFINKKVSIKESFLSFIEIHAKDAASIENTILEKLNYDEISLTNCRSQCYDNAAVMAGHTSETRWSARIQAVIVIIYGLENIKELIEKLAEHTTTTSDNRSEATILLQNILTFSFITLVHFWYEILRRIDRVQLRLQDPRMNFREVFHDLESLATELAEI encoded by the coding sequence ATGTCCCAAGTCGCTAGGTATGTAGATGCTgatttcatcaataaaaaagtttccatcaaagaatcttttttgagttttattgaaatacatgCTAAAGATGCAGCCTCGatcgaaaatacaattttagagaaattaaattacgatgaaatttcattaacaaactGCAGATCACAATGTTACGATAATGCTGCCGTGATGGCAGGTCACACATCTGAAACGCGATGGAGCGCCAGAATACAAGCGGTTATCGTTATCATCTATGGGCTAGAGAATATAAAAgaactaatagaaaaattagcAGAGCACACTACCACTACAAGTGACAACAGAAGTGAAGCTACAATTCTGTTGCAAAATATACTAACctttagttttataactttagttCATTTCTGGTATGAAATCTTAAGAAGGATTGATCGTGTGCAGCTCAGATTACAAGATCCTAGAATGAATTTTAGAGAAGTGTTCCATGATCTTGAATCATTAGCGACTGAACTAGCCGAAATTTGA